CCATCTGGACTTCTGGCGCTTCCTGGCGGTCTGCGGGGTGCCGGCTCTGGTCGGCCTGCTGGTGGTCTATGCCGTGGTGTGGCTCGCCTGGCGAGGCCGCTTCGGCGAGCCGGACGACGGTGCGGCGGGCGATGGTGCAATGGGGCAGGGCGGGGCGGAGCCGGTGGCGCTCGACCGGGCGCAGCTCGGCAAGGCGGTGGTGGCGACCCTCGTGCTTCTCGGCCTGTTCACCACCGACCTGCCGCACGAGATCGGCGTGCTTCTGGTCGCCGGGGCGATGCTGATCAGCCGGCGGCTGGCCTCGCGCGGCATGCTGGGCATGGTGGACTGGCACCTGCTGGTCCTCTTCGCCGCGCTGTTCGCCATCAACCACGCCCTGAAGATGACCGGCCTGCCCGCCGAGTTCGTGTCGGGGCTGGAGGCCGCCGGCTGGCTGCCCGACCGGCTGGCGGTGATGACTCCGCTCGCGCTGGCGGCGAGCAACAGCATCGGCAACGTGCCGGCGGTGATCCTGCTGCTCGCCGCCTGGCCGTCGCCGCCGGAGGGGGCGCTCTACGGTCTGGCGATCCTGTCCACGCTGGCCGGCAACCTGCTGATCCCCGGCAGCCTCGCCAACATCATCGTGGTGGAGCGGGCGGCGGCCTCCGGCGTCCGGCTCGGCTTTGTGGAGCACGCCAGTTGCGGCATCCCGATGACCCTTTTGTCGATGGGATTCGCCGTTTTGTGGTTGTGGGGCACCGGCTGGATGCGTCTGAGCTGATTTTTCTCCTTATGGGCTATGCGAATGGTGCCGCCCCTCTCCGTCCGGGGCATTGCCCTCTCTTCGCAAAGCAAAAAACTTGGGGTGGCCTCTTCGAGGCACAGCCCCAAGGCACCGATGCCCAAAGCTCAGACGAAGGACGGAAACCGCATGTCAGAAGCCCAGACGCCCCGGACGCTGGACACCGGAGCCCAGGAACGGCCTCGGGAAACGCCCTGGGAGACGCCGGTCGTCGCGGTGGTGGTCACCCACAACCGTCTGGCCCTGCTGAAGACCTGTCTGGCGGCCATCCATGGGCAGGAGCCGCGGCCCGACCGCATCGTCGTGGTCGACAACGGCTCCAGCGACGGCACCGCGGAATGGCTGGCCGGGCAGCGGGCGGCGATGCCGGAGCTTCTGGTGGTCCGGCAGGCCAACATCGGCTCGGCCGGGGCCTATCACACCGCCTTCGCCACGGCGCTGGAACTGGGCGCCCGCTGGATCTGGAGCACCGACGACGACGGCATCCCGGCGCCCGGCGCGCTGGCCGAACTGCTGCGCCAGGGGGAGCGGCACGACCTCGACCTCGTCGGGCCGACCGTGGTCGCGGCGGAGGACCGCGGCGATCTGGCCTTCACCATGCAGGGCTTCACCAAGGCCGACGCCTTCGCCGCCGCAGCGCAGGACGGCATCGTGCCGGGCGCCATCGCGCTGTTCAACGGGACCCTGCTGCGCCGCCGCGTGTTCGAGCGGATCGGCAACATCAAGCGCGAGATGTTCATCTGGGGCGACGAGTGGGAGTTCACGCTGCGCGCCCGCCGGGCCGGGCTGCGCGACGGGACGGCGGTGCACGCCCTTCACGTCCACCCGCGCAACCGCCGCACCCAGCGCCCGCTGGCCGGCGGTTTCCTGGGCACGGTGGAGGAGATGCCCGAGAACCGCGCCCCCTATTTCTTCCGCAACATGGGCTACATCCACGCGACCTACGAGCGCAAGTCCATCGCCCGCATGATGGTCAAGTACACGCTCTACTACCTGCTGCACCGGCGCGCCGACGTGAAGGGGCTGCGCGGATTCTGGACCCATTACCGGGCGGGCCTGCACAACCGCTATCCGGAGGATCTCCAGGCGTCGCCCACGGCTGCTGCCCCCGCCGCTCCGCCCCAGTCCGTCCCGAAAAGCGTCTGAGGGGGGCCGCATGTTCAGGGATTTCATTCTCGACGGGCGCGCGGCGTCGCGCGCCGAGTCCGTGTATGTCTGGCCCGCCGCCCTGCTGATCCTGGTGGCGGCCTCCGTCCCCGTCTGGATGTTCGAGATTCCGGCGCTGGGCGACTACGTCAACCACGTCACCCGCATGTACGCCCTGGCCCATCTGGACCAGGACCCGGCGCTGGCGCAATTCTACATGGTGCGCTGGGCGATCATCCCCAATCTGGTGATGGACATCGTCGTGCCGCCGCTGGCCAAGCTGATTGGGGTCCACACGGCGAGCCGGCTGTTCGTCACCGCCAGCTATCTGGTGCTGGTCACCGGCTCCATCGCGCTCTACCGCGCCGTCTGGGGCCGGGTGGAGCTGGGGCCGCTGGCCGCCGGGCTGTTCCTCTACACCCTGTCGACCTACATGGGCCTGTTCAACTACCTGTTCGGGCTGGGGCTGGCGCTGTGGGGAATCGCCGGCTGGATCGTGATGCGCGAGCGGGCGCCCTGGCAGCGCGGGCTGGCCTCGCTCGGCATTGTGCTGCTGCTGTTCATCTCGCACCTGTTCGCGCTCGGGCTCTACGGGCTGACGCTGCTGGCCTTCGAGGGCTGGCGGCTGTGGCAGAGCGGCGGCTGGCGCGACCCGCGGCGGGCACTGCCGGACGCGCTGGCCTTCGGTCTGCCCTTCCTGATCGTGCCGCCGCTTCTGCTGATGAGCCCGTCGTCGGGCTTCGCCGACGCGGTGCTGTGGGTCGGCACGGCGAAGCTGATGGGCTTCGACTTCCTGTTCGGCGGCTACGCCGACACGGTCGGCTATGTGACGGGCATCGCCGTCGGGCTGGGCATCGCCTGGGGGCTGTGGAGCGGGTCGTTGCGGCTGCATCCGGTCGGCGCCATCACCATCGCGCTGGGGCTGGTGGTCTATGCGGCGATGCCGCTGGTCCTTTTCGGCTCCTGGTTCGCCGACAGCCGCCTGCCCATCGGCATCGCCTTCGTCGCGCTGGGCTTCGTGCGCTGGGAACTGTCGACCTCGGCCATGCGGGCGGGCTTCCTCGCGGTGGTGGTCGCGCTGTCGCTGCTGCGCAGCGCCGACGCCGGGGTGGGGCTGGCCAAGGTGGACCCGTTGCTGGAGGAGGTGCGCCATTCCCTGCAGCGGATTGAGCCGGGCAGCACGGTGCTCGCCACCTACGCCGACGAGACGCTGCACAAGTCGATCTTCCGCGCCACCCAGTTCACCGACGACCGCGCCCTGTCCTTCGGCCTGCACCACGCGCCGGTGCTGGCGCTGATGGAGCGCTCCAGCCTCGTGCCCATCGCCTTCACCCATCCGGGCAAGCAGGTGCTGCTGCTGAAGCCGGACTATGCGGACCTGGACGGCGACTTCACCTACATGCCGCGCATCGGCTACGTCGCCGACGCGGTGCGCCAGCCGGGGCTGCGCGACAACCATTACTGGGCCGACTGGCCGCGGCGCTTCGGCTACGTCTATGTGCTGTTCAGCGAGCCGGGCCGCGCCAACCCGGTGCCGGAGCATCTGACGCTGGTGCAGGAAGGGCGGTACTTCCAGCTCTACAAGGTGAAGTGAGCGGGGGCGGTTGCCCCCACCCTAACACTCCCCCGCTTTCGCAGGGGAAGGGACCATTCTCCCTCCCCTGCGAAAGCGGGGGAGGGCCGGGGTGGGGGCAATGACGTCCCTCAGGCCGCTCCCTCGCCCCAAACGAACTGGTCGAACATCGGCTGGATCACCGCCTCGCCGATGTCGCGGGTGATGAAGACGATCTTGGAGCGGTGATCCTCGCCGGGCCATTCCTGGAGCTGCACCGGCGGGTGGAACATGTGCTGCACGCCGTGGACGACGACCGGCAGCGGGCTTTCCTTCACGTTCAGCAGCCCCTTGATGCGCAGCAGGTTTTCCCCGCCGGTGGCGATCAGCGCCTCCATGAAGTCGACGAAGTTGTTCCACGGAATCGGCTCGTCCACCACCATGCAGAAGGCGCGGATGTGGTCGTCGTGCCGGTTGGTGTCGTGGTGGTGGTGATCGTGCCCGCAATCCGGGCCGCAGGCATCGCCATGCCCGTGGTCGTGGTGATGGTGGTCGTGCCCGTGGTCGTGCCCGTGATCATGGTCATGCCCGTGATCGTGATGATGGGCCTGCTCGTCGCGGTACGCCTCCTCGCGGAGCCAGCGCGCCACGTCGGGGCTCTTGGTGTCGGGATTGTAGAGGCCGGCGTCGAACAGCTGCTTCGGGTCCACCTCGCCGAAGGCGGCGGGGATCTGCGGGGCCGCCGGGTTGATGGCCGACAGGCGTTGGCACAGGGCAAGCGTCGTATGGGGCGTGGCGAGGTCGGTCTTGGTCAGCACGATGCGGTCGGCGACGGCGGCCTGCTTCACGCTCTCCGGCTGGCGGTCGAGCTGGCTGGCGCCGTGCACCGCGTCCACCGTGCTGATGACGCCGTCCAGGCGGAAGCGGGCGGCCAGCAGCGGGTCGCTCATCAGCGTGTGGATGATCGGGGCCGGATCGGCGAGGCCGGTGGTCTCCACCACCACCCGGTCGAACTCCGGGATATCGCCGCGCACGCGCTTCAGGAACAGGTCGCGCAGCGTGTCGACAAGGTCGCCGCGGATGGTGCAGCACAGGCAGCCGCTGTCCATCAGCACCATGTTCTCCGACGCCTTGGCGACCAGCAGATGGTCCAGCCCGACCTCGCCGAACTCGTTGATGACCACGGCGGTGCGGGCCATGCCGGGATGGTGCAGGAGCCGTTGCAGCAGCGTGGTCTTGCCGCTGCCGAGGAAGCCGGTCAGCACCGAGACGGGCAGGCGGGGCGCCGGCGGAGCGGCGGGGGTCGGGGCGGCGGCGGTCACGGGGTCTTCTCCTGGCAATCGGTGCATGTGCCGCGCACCTCGACGGTGGGGCGGCTCACCTGGAAACCATGCTCGGCGGCGATGGTGCCGATGGCGGCGCGGATGCGCGGGTCGTCGATCTCCACGGCGTTGCCGCAGGTCTCGCACACCAGGAACTGCCCGGAATGGACGGCCCCCGGCGCCGCGCAGCCGATGTAGGCGTTCAGCGATTCGATGCGGTGGACCAGCCCGTGCTCCACCAGGAATTCCAGCGCCCGATAGACGGTCAGCGGGGCGGTGGCCTTGCCCTCGCGCTGGCTGAGGTCTTCGAGGATGGCATAGGCGCCGCGCGGCTTGTGGCTGTTCCAGACCAGTTCCAGGACCTGCCGGCGGAGCGCGGTCAGCCGGGCGCCGCGTTCCGCGCACAGGGCGTCGGCGCGCATCAGCGCGTCGGCGATGCAATGCGCGTGGTCGTGCCCGTGAGCGGGGGGCGGGCCGGCGGTGTGATGCGGGTTGGCGGTCATGGCGTTATCTTATTACATCGCCGGACGCCGACACCAGACAAACCGGACAAAGAAGAAGGGCGGCCCCGGACGCGGGGGCCGCCCTTTCAAGGCGTGTCGTTGGGTAATGGGACGGACGCCCGGCCGGTGATACGGACGACGCCTGGGGGCTTCGTCCGTATCACCCTTTCAATCAATGCTGTCGCATCGATCTGTCGGGTCCGACCCTTGGCGGATGATGGAAGCCATCATCCGCCAAGGGATTCAGAGACCGATCACGCCGCCGTCCTTCTTGGTGATGGCGACCACCGACGGGCGCGGCGGCATGTTGGGCTTGAAGTCAGGCCAGCGGGTCGCCGGGTCCTCGAAGGAGGAGAGCTTGCCCTTGAAGCCTTCCCACTGGTCCACACCATCGGTGGCCGGGTGCTGCACGGCGACGAACAGGGTCTTGTCGTCGGTGGTGAAGCAGGGGCCGCACATCTCCGCACCCACCGGCACGCGGTAGAACATCTTGGACAGGCCGCGCAGGTCGCCCTCGGTCTCCACGGCCCAGACGCCGTCGGCGGTGCCCGACGCCTTCTTCCAGTTCTCGCCCTGGTCGGTGGTGATCCACAGGCGGCCGCGGTGATCCACCGCCGCGTTGTCGGGGCAGGAGAACCAGCCGTTGGCCGAGGTGTCGGCGTGGAACTGCGCGCCGACCTTCTCGTCCGCCGGGTTGCCGCCGCGGACCAGGATGGTCCACTCCGCCTTGGTCGAGGCGTGGTTGCCGTTCTCCGGCAGGATCTCGACGATGTGGCCCCAGTTGTTCTCGGCGCGCGGGTTGGTCGCGTCCACCTGCTCCGGCTTGCGGCGGGAGTTGTTGGTGAGGATGACGTAGACCTTGCCGGTCACCGCGTTGACCTCGATGTCCTCCGGGCGGTCCATCTTGGTGGCGCCCAGCGCGTCGGCGGCGAGGCGGGCGTTGATCAGGACGGTGGCCTGGTCGGGGAAGCCCTTCTCGGCGGTCAGCGGGCCCTGGCCATGGACCAGCGGCAGCCATTCGACCGAGGCGTCGGCCTTGAACTTCGCCACATAGAGGGTTCCGGTCTCCAGGATGTCCATGTTGGCGGCGCGGTTCTTCGGGTCGAACTTCTTCGCCGCGACGAACTTGTAGACATAATCGAACCGCTCGTCGTCGCCGGTGTAGGCGACCACGGTGCCGTCCTTGCCCAGCGCGATCTGGCAGGCCTCATGCTTGAAGCGGCCGAGCGCCGTGCGCTTCTTCGGAGTCGAGGTCGGGTCGTAGGGGTCGATCTCGACGATCCAGCCGAAGCGGTTGGACTCGTTCGGCTCCTTGGCGATGTCGAAGCGGTCGTGGTGGACGCCCCAGTTGTACCACTCGCCGGGGAAGCCGTAGCGCTTCAGCACCTTGGCGTTCGGGTTGCTGTCCTCGACCTTGCCCCAGAAGTAGCCGTTGAAGTTTTCTTCCGCCGACAGCCAAGTGCCCCACGGCGTCATGCCGCCGGAACAGTTGTTCAGCATGCCGCGGACCGTCGTGCCGGTCGGGTCGTAGCTGGTCTTCATCAGGGCGTGGCCGGCGGCCGGGCCGGTGATGGCGCAAGGCGTCTCGCCGGTGATGCGGCGGTTGTAGCGGGAGTCCGCCACCGTCACCCACTTGCCCTTGACCTTGCGGATCTCGACGACGGTGCCGCCGTGGGCGGCCATCTCGATGTCCACCAGCGCCTTGGTCATGCGGGCGAACTTGTCCTTCTGCTGCTCCACGCCGACGCCGGGGAACATGACCTCCTCGTCGGTGTACTCGTGGTTCACGCAGAGCAGGGCGCGGTCCGGCGACTGCGAGCCGAGCGGCAGCGGGGCGTAGCCGACGAAGTCGTTGTTGTAGCCGAACTGCTTCGACTGCGCCTCGGCCGACTGGTTCATTGGGTCGAAGGCCGGCGCGCCGGGCACCACCGGGTCGCCCCAGCGGATCAGGATGTCGGCGTTGTAGCCGGATGCCACGTGATGGTCGGCGTCGACGCCGTGCGCCACCTCCTGGAAGGAGAAGCTGGCCTTGGCCGGGCGCGGAGCACCGGTCACGGCGGCCTCGGCCTTGCGCGGCGAAGAGAGCAGGGCGGCCGGGCCGATCAGGGCGCTGACCGCCGCACCGCTCAGCATGCCGCGCATCATGTCGCGGCGGCCGAGGCGGGCGTTGATGACGTCGCCCATGGTCGGGTTTTCGGACGGGTTGGAGCCGATGTCCTCGCGGCCCTCGAAGGTCAGGTACTTGGTGCCCTTCTGGGGCAGGTCATGCGTGTCCATCGGTGCGCCTCGTCTCTTTCCGCAAATTTATCTGGGTTGGGCGGGCGCACCTTACCGGGGGCCTGTGACGGTTTCTTTGCACTCCCATGAAGGCGGAATGAAAACACACGGCCGGGTTTCACGGCTCGGCAACGATCAATCGCCGGCTTTCTTGATCTCGTTGAAGGCGGCCAGCGCGCGGTCGCGGGCGCCGCCGTGGTCGACGATCGGCCGCGGATAGTCCTTGCCGAGCGTGATCCCCGCCTGCCGCAGCGCCTCGTCCGGCGCCTCCCAGGGCTTGTGAATCCAGCGGCTGGGCAGCTTGCCCAGTTCCGGCACGTAGCGCCGGACATAGGCGCCCTCGGGGTCGAACTTCTCGCCCTGGAGGATCGGGTTGAAGACGCGGAAGAAGGGGGCCGCGTCGGCGCCGCAGCCGGCCACCCACTGCCAGTTGCCGGCGTTGTTGGCGATGTCGGCATCGACCAGCGTGTCCCAGAACCACGCCTCGCCCTCCTGCCAGGGGATCAGCAGGTCCTTGATGAGGAAGGAGCCGACGATCATCCGCACGCGGTTGTGCATCCAGCCGGTCTGCCAGAGCTGCCGCATCCCCGCGTCCACGATGGGATAGCCGGTGCGCCCGCGCTGCCACGCGCGCAGGCCCGCCTTGTCCGTCCGCCAGGGGAAGCGGGCGAAGCGCGCGTCCAGCGGCGTGTCCGGAATCCCCGGCTCCTCGCGCAGCAGATGGTGGTTGAACTCCCGCCAGCCGAGTTCCCGCAGGAAGGCCTCGGCGCCGGCGGCCAGCTCATGCCGCTCGGCCGCGGCGTGGCGCGCGGCGTGCCAGATCTGCCGCGGCCCGATCTCCCCGAAGGCGAGGTGCGGCGACAGGGCGGAAGTCCCGTCATGGTCCGGGCGGTCGCGCTCCGTCGGGTAGGCGGCGACCGGACCGTCCAGGAAATCGGCCAGACGTTCGCGCGCCGCCTCCTCGCCGGGCACCCAGCGCTCGCGGAGGCCGCCGGCCCAATCGGGCGCGGTGGGCAGCAGGCCCCAGTCGTTCAGCGACTCGCTGGACACCGGCTTGGCCGGCGGAGTCAGCTTGGCCGGCGCGCGGGTGGGGCGCGGCGGCTCCGGCATGGACAGCAGCGCCTTCCAGAAGGGCGTGAACACCCGGAAGGGCGTGTCGGACTTGGTGCGGATGCTTCCCGGCTCGTAGAGCAGGGCGGCGTTGTGGGGATGCACCGTCAGGCCGCGCCCGGTCAGCCGCTCGCCCACCCGGCGGTCGCGGGCGATGGCGGTGGGGCCGGCGCGCCGGTTGCACAGGACCGTGTCGGCGCCGGTTTCCTCCGCCAGCGCCGCCAGCACGGCGGCGGGGTCGCCGCTGCGCAGCACCAGGGGCGAGCCGAGCTTGGCCAGCGCCTTGCCCAGCCGCTCCAGGCTGCCGTGAAGCCACCAGCGGGAGGCGGCGCCGGGAAGCCAGGGATCGTGGGCGTCCTTTTCCCGGATATAGACCGGGATGACCGGCGCCCCATCCTCCGCCGCGGCGTTGAGCGCCGGGTTGTCGGCAAGGCGAAGATCGTTGCGGAACCAGACGAGGATGGGGGATTGATCGGTCTTCATCGGCCAACTTTAAGGAAATGGACAGAAGAACGGGCATGCCAAAACGCCGCAGCCAATGACCACGGTCAATGGCTCTTGCTACGCGGCGCCGATTGCTCCGGATCACCACGACGGCAAAAATTTTTCCTGGAAAAGTCCTATTGACGGCGATTTCCCCGCCGCTATTTCCGCCTTCGTTGCCACGACGTGGAACCGGAGGCACGGCGGCCGACGGCGCCGGTTCCACGGTCGGGGAGGAAAGAGACGCCATCCAATGGAGGAAATGACATGTCCCGCCTGTCGCGGCTGCTGACCGCCGCCACCGTCGCCCTGCCGCTGTCCTTCGCCACCGTCGCCGCGAAGGCGGCGGACATCGTGGACACCGCCGTCGCGGCGGGCCAGTTCAAGACGCTGGTCCAGGCCGTCCAGGCCGCCGGTCTTGCGGACACCCTGAAGGGCAGCGGTCCCTTCACCGTCTTCGCCCCGACCGACGAGGCCTTCGCCAAGCTTCCCGCCGGCACCGTCGAAAATCTTCTCAAGCCGGAGAACCGCGAGAAGCTCCGCTCCGTACTTACCTATCATGTGGTGTCGGGCAAGGTGACCTCGGCCGATATCGCCGGCAAGACGGCATCGCCGAAAACCGTGCAAGGCACCACCGTGGACATCGACGCGACGAAGGGCGGTGTGATGGTGGACAACGCGAAGGTCGTGAAGCCCGACATCATGGCGTCCAACGGCGTCATCCACGTGATCGACACGGTCATGATGCCGAACTGACGTTCTGCTTTTTCTTGAGGTCCCTCCTGCCGGACGTTTCACCGCCGGTTCCGGCAGGACCACTCGCCCGGAGAGTTCCCCCGACTCTCCGGGCTTTTTCTTTTTACGCCTTATCCGGGGACAGGCGGCTGCACGGGAAGCGGTGGACCTTGCCGCGGGCCAGCAGATGCACCTCGAACCGCGCCGCCAGCAGGCCGGACACCGCCGGGTCCAGCACGTTCAGCCC
The window above is part of the Azospirillum sp. TSH58 genome. Proteins encoded here:
- a CDS encoding SLC13 family permease — translated: MPNSFLAVPPMTLTVVALFVVTYVGMALGRFPGLRIDRTGIALVAAILLLAVGALESGQVTEAIDFPTLFILFGLMVLSAQYAASGFYDWCALRVAQAARSPARLLAVTVAVGGGLSAVLANDVVVFAMTPMLCVGLLARRLDPRPYLIGLAGAANAGSAATVIGNPQNILIGQMGHLDFWRFLAVCGVPALVGLLVVYAVVWLAWRGRFGEPDDGAAGDGAMGQGGAEPVALDRAQLGKAVVATLVLLGLFTTDLPHEIGVLLVAGAMLISRRLASRGMLGMVDWHLLVLFAALFAINHALKMTGLPAEFVSGLEAAGWLPDRLAVMTPLALAASNSIGNVPAVILLLAAWPSPPEGALYGLAILSTLAGNLLIPGSLANIIVVERAAASGVRLGFVEHASCGIPMTLLSMGFAVLWLWGTGWMRLS
- a CDS encoding glycosyltransferase, with protein sequence MSEAQTPRTLDTGAQERPRETPWETPVVAVVVTHNRLALLKTCLAAIHGQEPRPDRIVVVDNGSSDGTAEWLAGQRAAMPELLVVRQANIGSAGAYHTAFATALELGARWIWSTDDDGIPAPGALAELLRQGERHDLDLVGPTVVAAEDRGDLAFTMQGFTKADAFAAAAQDGIVPGAIALFNGTLLRRRVFERIGNIKREMFIWGDEWEFTLRARRAGLRDGTAVHALHVHPRNRRTQRPLAGGFLGTVEEMPENRAPYFFRNMGYIHATYERKSIARMMVKYTLYYLLHRRADVKGLRGFWTHYRAGLHNRYPEDLQASPTAAAPAAPPQSVPKSV
- a CDS encoding GTP-binding protein; the encoded protein is MHRLPGEDPVTAAAPTPAAPPAPRLPVSVLTGFLGSGKTTLLQRLLHHPGMARTAVVINEFGEVGLDHLLVAKASENMVLMDSGCLCCTIRGDLVDTLRDLFLKRVRGDIPEFDRVVVETTGLADPAPIIHTLMSDPLLAARFRLDGVISTVDAVHGASQLDRQPESVKQAAVADRIVLTKTDLATPHTTLALCQRLSAINPAAPQIPAAFGEVDPKQLFDAGLYNPDTKSPDVARWLREEAYRDEQAHHHDHGHDHDHGHDHGHDHHHHDHGHGDACGPDCGHDHHHHDTNRHDDHIRAFCMVVDEPIPWNNFVDFMEALIATGGENLLRIKGLLNVKESPLPVVVHGVQHMFHPPVQLQEWPGEDHRSKIVFITRDIGEAVIQPMFDQFVWGEGAA
- a CDS encoding Fur family transcriptional regulator yields the protein MTANPHHTAGPPPAHGHDHAHCIADALMRADALCAERGARLTALRRQVLELVWNSHKPRGAYAILEDLSQREGKATAPLTVYRALEFLVEHGLVHRIESLNAYIGCAAPGAVHSGQFLVCETCGNAVEIDDPRIRAAIGTIAAEHGFQVSRPTVEVRGTCTDCQEKTP
- a CDS encoding PhoX family phosphatase; this translates as MDTHDLPQKGTKYLTFEGREDIGSNPSENPTMGDVINARLGRRDMMRGMLSGAAVSALIGPAALLSSPRKAEAAVTGAPRPAKASFSFQEVAHGVDADHHVASGYNADILIRWGDPVVPGAPAFDPMNQSAEAQSKQFGYNNDFVGYAPLPLGSQSPDRALLCVNHEYTDEEVMFPGVGVEQQKDKFARMTKALVDIEMAAHGGTVVEIRKVKGKWVTVADSRYNRRITGETPCAITGPAAGHALMKTSYDPTGTTVRGMLNNCSGGMTPWGTWLSAEENFNGYFWGKVEDSNPNAKVLKRYGFPGEWYNWGVHHDRFDIAKEPNESNRFGWIVEIDPYDPTSTPKKRTALGRFKHEACQIALGKDGTVVAYTGDDERFDYVYKFVAAKKFDPKNRAANMDILETGTLYVAKFKADASVEWLPLVHGQGPLTAEKGFPDQATVLINARLAADALGATKMDRPEDIEVNAVTGKVYVILTNNSRRKPEQVDATNPRAENNWGHIVEILPENGNHASTKAEWTILVRGGNPADEKVGAQFHADTSANGWFSCPDNAAVDHRGRLWITTDQGENWKKASGTADGVWAVETEGDLRGLSKMFYRVPVGAEMCGPCFTTDDKTLFVAVQHPATDGVDQWEGFKGKLSSFEDPATRWPDFKPNMPPRPSVVAITKKDGGVIGL
- a CDS encoding deoxyribodipyrimidine photo-lyase, producing MKTDQSPILVWFRNDLRLADNPALNAAAEDGAPVIPVYIREKDAHDPWLPGAASRWWLHGSLERLGKALAKLGSPLVLRSGDPAAVLAALAEETGADTVLCNRRAGPTAIARDRRVGERLTGRGLTVHPHNAALLYEPGSIRTKSDTPFRVFTPFWKALLSMPEPPRPTRAPAKLTPPAKPVSSESLNDWGLLPTAPDWAGGLRERWVPGEEAARERLADFLDGPVAAYPTERDRPDHDGTSALSPHLAFGEIGPRQIWHAARHAAAERHELAAGAEAFLRELGWREFNHHLLREEPGIPDTPLDARFARFPWRTDKAGLRAWQRGRTGYPIVDAGMRQLWQTGWMHNRVRMIVGSFLIKDLLIPWQEGEAWFWDTLVDADIANNAGNWQWVAGCGADAAPFFRVFNPILQGEKFDPEGAYVRRYVPELGKLPSRWIHKPWEAPDEALRQAGITLGKDYPRPIVDHGGARDRALAAFNEIKKAGD
- a CDS encoding fasciclin domain-containing protein, which translates into the protein MSRLSRLLTAATVALPLSFATVAAKAADIVDTAVAAGQFKTLVQAVQAAGLADTLKGSGPFTVFAPTDEAFAKLPAGTVENLLKPENREKLRSVLTYHVVSGKVTSADIAGKTASPKTVQGTTVDIDATKGGVMVDNAKVVKPDIMASNGVIHVIDTVMMPN